The genomic region CCGCCGCCGCGCTGTATCTGCGCTGGCTCGGGTACCGGGACATCCGGCGCGCCGACCAGCGGCCGCCCTCCGGGATAGGCCTGGCGGCCCGCGGGATCGTGGCCCAGGTCGACCCGACCGTGCGACCGACTTCGCTGCGGGACGTGGAGTGCCTGTGGCTGACGGCGATGACGGAGTCGGCGGGCTGCGTCTACTTCTCGCTGGCCGGCTACGAGGATGACGCCCGCGTCTGCGCCGACTCCCTCGGCATCCCCCTGTTCGTACTGGACCTCACCGGCACCCCGCAACCGGTGAACAGCCTCGCCGACGACCTGATAGCCACGGGCGCCTGATTACCCCAACTCCGTGCACGACACGACCACATACTTGCCGTCATGCGCATCCGACCAGCCACTCCCGCCGACCTCCCTCTTCTGCAGGACATCGAACGGGCCGCGGGCGAACCCTTCCGCGCCCTGGGCATGACGGAGATCGCCGACGACGAGCCGCCCTCGCTCGATCTCCTGGACCGCTTCCGGAGGGCGGGGCACGCCTGGATCGCGGAAGCCGAAGCCGAAGCCGAAGCCGAAGGCGAAGCCGACAAGGCCGAGGCCAACGAAGCCGACGGCGACGAAGCCGAGCGTGACGACGACACCGCCCGCCCCGTCGCCTACCTGATCGGCGAACCCGTGGACGGCGCCTTCCACATCGAGCAGGTCTCCGTCCACCCGGACGCCGCGCACCGGGGCGTGGGCCGAACCCTGATCGCTTACGCCGCCGAGCGCGCACGCGGCCAGGGCCTGACCGGTCTCACCCTGACCACCTTCGCGGAGGTCCCCTGGAACGCGCCCTACTACGAGCGCATCGGCTTCCGCGTCCTGGCCGAGTCCGAACTCACCCCGGGCCTGCGGAAGATCCGCGCCACCGAGGCCGAACACGGCCTCGACCGCTGGCCCCGGGTCTGCATGCGCACGGAAAGTTGGACTTGAACAATCAAGAGATAACTTGCGTCAGCCCACCCATATTCCCATGAAACTCAGTGATGTTCCTCGCCTTGCGGGCGCGCATGACATGAATGTTAAAGTCATCGCACGAGCTGGCACTGAAGCCCCAGCCCGACCGCACCGCCCCCTCCCGGGGACGCGTCATCGAGGAGATCGTCATGAAGTTCTGGCAGCGCATCGCCCTGGGGACAGCCCTTACCGCCACCGTCGGCGGCCTGACCGCCGCGGGGGCCACGGCGAACGGCAATCCGTCCGGCAGTCGGGCCGAGGGGCTGGCCGCGGCGGCAGCGTCCCATTGGAACGAGCCCGCGAAGGTCGCGGCGAACAAGCGAGTGGTGAAGGCGTTCATGCAGGACGTCCTCAACGAGCACAACGGGAGTCACGCCACCCGGTACCTGACCAAGGACATGCAGTGGCACGGCGGGACGGTCGGTACCGTGGCCGGCCGGGACAACGTCGCCGGGCTGATGACGACCGTGGTGACCTCGATCCCCGACCTGCACGCCGAGGTGAAGGACATCTTCGGCCGGGGCGACGAAGTCGTCGTCCGTGTGGTGGTCACCGGTACACAGAAGGGCCCTCTGCTGGGCATACCCGCCAGCGGGCGCAAGGTCCGGTGGGACGCGATCGACCTCTACAAGCTGCGCGACGGCAAGATCAGCGAGGAGTGGGCCTCCGAGGACTTCACCGCGTTCCTCAACGACACCGGCACCTACAAGGCGCCTTGGATTCAGTGACCGAAAGCGCCTTGAGTTCAGTGATCCGAGCCGCTCTTGATTCAGTGACATGAACCCGACACCGGTTGGCGCGCCCGCGCCGACCGGTGTCGCTCAGCGTGCAGGCGAGTCGATGCGCTGGAGGATGCGCTCGGCGTCCTGGCCGAGGCGGCGCAGCCGTTCGGCCGAGAGGTTGTCCACCACCAAGTGACGTACGTGGGCGACATGCGCGGGTGCGGCCGACTCCAGCTTGCGCACCCCGTCGGCCAGCAGGATGGCGTTGGTGAAGCGCCCGTCCGTGGGATCGGGCTCGCGCCGGACGTAACCCCGGCTCTCCAGCCGCTTGACCAGGTGCGACAGGCGGGAGAGCGAGGAGCTGAGGCGCTCGGCCAGTTCGCTCATCCGCATCGTCGACTCGGGCGCGTCAGCCAGGATCGCCATGGACATGTACTCGGCCATGCTCAGGTCCGCATCGCGCTGCAGTTGCGCGTCAAGGGCCCAGGGCAGCCGGGTGAACAGCCCGACCACCGACAACCAGGAACTCAATTCACCCGGGCCGAGCCACAGGTCCGCGTGCTCATCGGCCGCCCCCGACCGGTCCGTATCGCTCATCGTGGCAGCGTATCAGCCGGATCCGCGCGCCCCAACGACTAGTCACTTCAATAGTCAAGGAGCCGGTCGGGAAGCATCCCCCGAACTTGGCCGTCAGCCCCGCAAGTTGGGAGCGCAGGATTCCTACGGGACGGGCACGTGACTTGACTGCTCAAGCTAGCCGGGCGGCAGCGCGTCGTGACGTCGGAGGTCACCGAGGGCGCGACGTGGCAGCGGTTCCGAGAGGCGCACGGGTCGCTGCGCACACCGGCCCCGCTCGTCATGAACCCGGCGCCGCGGGCGGACACCCTGGCGGCCTGCGTCACGCCAGCCGCCCCGAGGTCCACCCTCGCTGTCATCACCGGTGTCGCCACCGCCGCGGCCCCAAAGGTCCGTACCTCTCCACGCGCCCTATGCACGCACGGGCAGCCTGAAATCCCGTATGCCGAATCCCTGTTATTTCCCTCACGGCGCAACCTTCCTAAATTCAGGGGGCTCTTTAGCTTAATATTGATCCGAACACGACATGAGGGGAGCGGTGCGCGTGCGGCGGGATTTCGAGGAGCCTGTCAGACCCCGTTCCGAGCAGGTCGTCGGGCGGGACGAGGTGCTCGGACGAGCACGTGAGCAGCTCACCCGAGGCGGCAGCCTTCTCGTGCACGGTCCGCCCGGAATAGGAAAGTCGACCGTCCTGCGGGCAATGGCTGCGGAATACGCCGAATCCGCCCGGACTGTGTTGCGTTGTTCCGCGACCGAGTCCGAATCCCATCTCCCGTTCCTCGCCCTCGTCGATCTGCTGGGCCTGGTCGCCGACGAGGTCGCCGACGCGCTGCCCGCCCCGCAGCAGGCCGCGCTCGAAGCGGCGCTCACCGGCCGCGCCGAATCGTCCCTGCACCAGGACGGTCTCGCGCTGCGTCTCGCGGTGCTGTCGGTCCTGCGCGCGCTGGCGGCCAAAGGCCCCGTCCTCCTGGTCACCGACGACCTGCAGTGGCTGGACGCTCCCAGCGCCGAGCTGCTCGGTTTCGCGGCCCGCCGCCTCGGCGGGATGCCGGTGCGGATGCTCGGCGCGGTGCGCACCGGCACCGAACCGAAGGAGCAGGAACACGACCCATATCTACGCGCGTATCCGCCGGAGGCACTGGCCCTGCGGCTGACCCCGCTGTCCCGCCCGCAGGTGTCCGAGCTGTTGATCGCCCGCGGTTACACCGGCCTGCGCCGCTCGACGCTCCGGGACATCCACCACACCAGCGGCGGCAACCCGCTGTTCGCGCTGGAGCTCGCCCGCGCCCTGGCCGAGAGCCCGACGCCGCCCCGCCCCGGCGAGCCGCTGCCAGTGCCGACCTCGCTGCGGGCCCTCGTCCTCAGCCGCCTGGACCTGCTGTCCGCCGAGGCCCGGCAGACTTTGCTGGTCGCGAGCGCGGGAGCCCGCCCCACACAGACGCTGCTGGGCGCCGCGGGCCGTACGGACGCGGAGTCGGAGATCGCGCTCGCGGCCTCGCTCGGCCTGGTGACGGCCCACGCTCCGGACGCCCAGGGCCCGGACGGGCAGGAGGGCGCGGTCCGTTTCGCTCACCCGCTCGTCTCGGCCGCGCTGTACGCGCAGGCGACGCCACAGGAGCGGCGGGCCGCCCACGCCGCGCTGTCCACGGTGGCCTCCGATCCGATCGAACGGGCCCGCCATCTCGCACTGGCCACCACCGGCACCGACGAGCAGGTCGCCGTGCGGCTCTCCGAGGCGGCGGCGCTGGCCCGGGACCGTGGCGCGCCCTCGGTCGCGGCCCAGCTCGGGCTGCTCGCCGCCCGGCACACCCCGCCGGACAGCCTGCCCGGCGCGGACGAACGGCGGCTGAGGTCCGCCGAGGACGCGCTGACCTCGGGCGAGATCGACCTCGCCCGCGAGGTGGCCCGCGACGTCCTGGACCGGGCGACCGACCCGGCGGTCCGGGTACGGGCCTGGATGGTGGTGATCGACTCGGCGGGGCAGGCGATGGCCGACGTGGAGGCCGTGTTCCCGCAGGCCCTCGCCGACGCGGGCGAGGACCCGCGGCTGCTCTGCCTGGTCCACTACCAACTGGCGTGGCGGGGGCTGCTCGTGGAGGGCGAGATGGCCAAGGGCCGTGAGGAGGCCGCACAGGCGGCCCGGCTCGCCGCCACCGCCGGCGACCGGAGCACCGAGCTGATGGCCCTGTCCTTCCAGGCCCAGATGGAGACCCTGATGGGTCACCCCGCGGCCCCGGAGACCCTGGAGAAGGCCCTCGCGGAACCGCAGGTCCTACGGGTGGCCTGCGATCACAACGGCGCGGGTGCCACCCGGTTCCGCTGGCAGATCATGAGCGACCAGCTCACCGACGCCCGTACGACGATCACCCGGCTCCTCGGCGAGGTACGGCGGCGCGGCATGGTCGAGAGCGAGGTGCACTTCCTGCGCGGACTCGCCGAGACCGAACTGCGTTCCGGGCACTGCGCCCGCGCCCTCGACCTCGCCCACGAGAGCCTGCGGCTCGCCCGGGACACCGGCATCGGCGAGGCCGCGGGCAACATGTTCACCTCGCTCGCCGAGGCCGCGGGCGGGGATGT from Streptomyces sp. NBC_00878 harbors:
- a CDS encoding LuxR family transcriptional regulator, coding for MRRDFEEPVRPRSEQVVGRDEVLGRAREQLTRGGSLLVHGPPGIGKSTVLRAMAAEYAESARTVLRCSATESESHLPFLALVDLLGLVADEVADALPAPQQAALEAALTGRAESSLHQDGLALRLAVLSVLRALAAKGPVLLVTDDLQWLDAPSAELLGFAARRLGGMPVRMLGAVRTGTEPKEQEHDPYLRAYPPEALALRLTPLSRPQVSELLIARGYTGLRRSTLRDIHHTSGGNPLFALELARALAESPTPPRPGEPLPVPTSLRALVLSRLDLLSAEARQTLLVASAGARPTQTLLGAAGRTDAESEIALAASLGLVTAHAPDAQGPDGQEGAVRFAHPLVSAALYAQATPQERRAAHAALSTVASDPIERARHLALATTGTDEQVAVRLSEAAALARDRGAPSVAAQLGLLAARHTPPDSLPGADERRLRSAEDALTSGEIDLAREVARDVLDRATDPAVRVRAWMVVIDSAGQAMADVEAVFPQALADAGEDPRLLCLVHYQLAWRGLLVEGEMAKGREEAAQAARLAATAGDRSTELMALSFQAQMETLMGHPAAPETLEKALAEPQVLRVACDHNGAGATRFRWQIMSDQLTDARTTITRLLGEVRRRGMVESEVHFLRGLAETELRSGHCARALDLAHESLRLARDTGIGEAAGNMFTSLAEAAGGDVHRALVLADDAVRRAEDDGDLIYLSRALGALGHAQLVAGDAAGTVQSLRRARELEQGLGIFDPARGRWHGDLAEALVLVGEPAEAQDVITATREHAVRLRRASVLAVLDRAEALVKATAGQYEAAAQQLTSAQDRLAQLGYGLEEARAALALARLRAEQSGRGSYDEAARLFRRCKAVPWLRQLETAAAVITPAPAPATPAAAGAPESVLPHLDRLASTERQVAALVLEGATNREIAGRLFISVKTVEATLTRVYRKLGIRSRVDIVRLAAGQRRGE
- a CDS encoding ester cyclase, with the protein product MLKSSHELALKPQPDRTAPSRGRVIEEIVMKFWQRIALGTALTATVGGLTAAGATANGNPSGSRAEGLAAAAASHWNEPAKVAANKRVVKAFMQDVLNEHNGSHATRYLTKDMQWHGGTVGTVAGRDNVAGLMTTVVTSIPDLHAEVKDIFGRGDEVVVRVVVTGTQKGPLLGIPASGRKVRWDAIDLYKLRDGKISEEWASEDFTAFLNDTGTYKAPWIQ
- a CDS encoding GNAT family N-acetyltransferase: MRIRPATPADLPLLQDIERAAGEPFRALGMTEIADDEPPSLDLLDRFRRAGHAWIAEAEAEAEAEGEADKAEANEADGDEAERDDDTARPVAYLIGEPVDGAFHIEQVSVHPDAAHRGVGRTLIAYAAERARGQGLTGLTLTTFAEVPWNAPYYERIGFRVLAESELTPGLRKIRATEAEHGLDRWPRVCMRTESWT
- a CDS encoding MarR family winged helix-turn-helix transcriptional regulator, whose product is MSDTDRSGAADEHADLWLGPGELSSWLSVVGLFTRLPWALDAQLQRDADLSMAEYMSMAILADAPESTMRMSELAERLSSSLSRLSHLVKRLESRGYVRREPDPTDGRFTNAILLADGVRKLESAAPAHVAHVRHLVVDNLSAERLRRLGQDAERILQRIDSPAR